In a single window of the Clostridia bacterium genome:
- a CDS encoding Ig-like domain-containing protein, producing MNKKIVVIVVIVECVLAVLMVSLLGAAIENAHKETKCTEIYFTNSDYEKLRDDWIQPVELTDSKRGYQLYWVVSPDNTTDKSVVFESSDPENVIVSPTGYVTFFEDVAVTITITAADGSNRSDSIQLVPKASESDVDDI from the coding sequence ATGAACAAGAAAATAGTCGTCATAGTCGTCATAGTCGAATGCGTGCTGGCCGTGTTGATGGTGTCCCTTTTGGGTGCCGCCATCGAGAACGCGCACAAGGAAACCAAGTGCACGGAGATCTATTTCACCAACTCGGACTACGAAAAACTGCGTGACGATTGGATACAACCCGTCGAATTGACGGACAGCAAGCGAGGCTACCAACTGTATTGGGTGGTCAGCCCCGACAACACGACGGATAAATCCGTCGTCTTCGAGTCGAGCGATCCCGAGAACGTCATCGTGTCCCCCACGGGATACGTCACCTTCTTCGAGGACGTGGCCGTGACCATCACCATCACGGCGGCCGACGGCAGCAACCGTTCGGACAGCATCCAACTGGTGCCCAAAGCCAGCGAGAGCGACGTGGACGACATTTAG
- a CDS encoding YwaF family protein has translation MNESLVALGTVGFGTLFFFVQRWLKDKTLTVKSKQYNMGNLLFRLMSALLFLLFIPHLFTQNDLSYMTLNAKTVADGHLVMSAFPAATTVLLMILRWFSAMTLATVILLPFYDKETARDFTALVGPIFALLNAIFFRTIMTSYIGSWQPYHWRTVIYACLVAFAGALSVKELIALIVEKRWQNLGKRLGRMGLYVLFYLMAFMPVYGPQLCVGYIGQKTSGFVLTHRLLIYLTVLFPFAVYFLMRKKSYEERRYMLMMLALSGFIQYFVWQSHRSGLTSLPLHLCNTAIALMFFAYAFRLKGVFYFTYLVNIMGALMAIILPNTTGELTKGGNIVFWYNHIYAVVLPFLGVALRVFERPNIKLMYKAIAAFAVYVLAAATLDGWLNNSPLNTTGSEVDYFFLYSTFFTDKFAWAIPIKENFVWTINVSADTKIVYFWLYDITVFVIAVALMFVMWGVYGITYKVGDRHQELARRKRLRKIDQLNLLKELDGRSPKEPLNPEGVDMIRINHFSKTYAGSNRKAVDDITLEINDGEVFGFIGHNGAGKSTTIKSMVGIQTITEGSIEIDGYDIARQPMEAKLRIGYVSDNHAVYEKLTGREYVSYVADLYMVSEEDKAERLAHYAQMFGIEDALDREIKGYSHGMKQKIMVISALIHNPKVWVLDEPLTGLDPTSAYQIKECMREHANAGNVVFFSSHVIEVVEKICDRVAIISGGKLCRVCTAKEIHDQGLSLEQIYLQYAQESERNKSDKYGEHTETENADAAVDETAALAEAAADQTTGEATEAAEAEETNEQTVEDKPNDTTED, from the coding sequence ATGAACGAAAGCTTAGTGGCATTGGGCACGGTAGGTTTCGGCACGCTGTTCTTTTTTGTACAGAGGTGGCTGAAAGACAAAACCCTCACGGTCAAATCCAAACAATATAATATGGGCAATCTGCTGTTCCGATTGATGTCGGCACTGCTTTTCTTGCTCTTTATTCCGCATCTCTTTACCCAAAACGATTTGAGTTATATGACCCTGAACGCCAAAACGGTGGCGGACGGGCATCTCGTCATGTCCGCGTTCCCGGCGGCGACCACGGTCCTATTGATGATATTGCGTTGGTTCTCGGCGATGACCTTGGCCACCGTGATCTTGTTGCCCTTCTACGACAAGGAGACCGCGCGCGACTTCACGGCGTTGGTCGGGCCGATTTTCGCCCTGCTCAACGCGATTTTCTTCCGCACGATAATGACCTCTTATATCGGCAGTTGGCAACCCTACCATTGGCGCACCGTGATCTACGCGTGCCTGGTGGCGTTCGCGGGGGCGTTGTCCGTCAAGGAACTCATCGCTTTGATCGTGGAAAAGCGGTGGCAAAACTTAGGCAAACGTTTGGGCCGAATGGGGCTCTACGTCCTCTTCTACCTGATGGCGTTTATGCCCGTGTACGGGCCGCAACTGTGCGTGGGTTATATCGGTCAAAAGACCTCGGGCTTCGTGCTGACGCACCGCCTGCTCATCTATTTGACCGTGCTGTTCCCCTTCGCGGTGTACTTCCTCATGCGCAAGAAGTCCTACGAGGAGCGCCGCTATATGTTGATGATGCTGGCCTTGTCCGGATTCATTCAATACTTTGTGTGGCAATCCCACCGCTCGGGCCTGACCAGCCTGCCTCTGCACCTCTGCAATACGGCCATCGCGTTGATGTTCTTCGCCTACGCCTTCCGCTTGAAGGGCGTGTTCTACTTCACCTACCTCGTGAATATCATGGGCGCGTTGATGGCCATTATCCTGCCCAACACGACGGGCGAATTGACCAAGGGCGGCAATATCGTATTTTGGTACAACCATATCTACGCCGTGGTGCTTCCCTTCCTCGGCGTGGCGCTACGGGTATTCGAGCGCCCCAATATCAAGTTGATGTACAAGGCCATCGCGGCCTTCGCCGTGTACGTATTGGCGGCGGCGACCCTGGACGGTTGGCTCAACAACTCGCCCCTCAATACGACCGGCTCGGAAGTGGACTACTTCTTCCTGTACAGCACGTTCTTCACGGATAAGTTCGCCTGGGCCATACCCATCAAGGAAAACTTCGTGTGGACCATCAACGTGTCCGCCGATACCAAGATAGTCTACTTCTGGCTGTACGATATCACCGTCTTCGTGATAGCCGTGGCTCTGATGTTCGTGATGTGGGGCGTGTACGGCATCACCTACAAGGTGGGCGACCGACACCAGGAACTCGCCAGACGTAAACGCCTGCGCAAAATAGACCAACTCAATTTGTTAAAAGAATTAGACGGGCGCAGTCCCAAGGAACCATTGAACCCCGAAGGAGTCGATATGATACGCATTAATCATTTCTCCAAAACTTACGCAGGCAGCAACCGCAAAGCCGTGGACGATATCACGTTGGAAATCAACGACGGCGAAGTGTTCGGCTTCATAGGACACAACGGCGCGGGCAAGTCCACCACCATCAAGAGTATGGTCGGCATACAGACCATCACCGAAGGCAGCATCGAGATAGACGGCTACGATATAGCCCGACAGCCGATGGAGGCCAAGTTGCGTATCGGCTACGTGTCGGATAACCACGCCGTGTACGAGAAACTGACGGGCCGCGAATACGTGAGTTACGTCGCGGACCTCTATATGGTGAGCGAAGAGGACAAGGCCGAGCGATTGGCGCACTACGCCCAAATGTTCGGCATCGAGGACGCTTTGGACCGCGAGATCAAGGGCTACAGCCATGGTATGAAGCAAAAGATAATGGTGATAAGCGCCCTTATCCACAACCCCAAAGTGTGGGTGCTGGACGAGCCTTTGACGGGATTGGACCCCACGAGCGCCTATCAAATAAAGGAATGTATGCGCGAGCACGCGAACGCGGGCAACGTGGTGTTCTTCTCCAGCCACGTCATAGAAGTGGTCGAGAAGATATGCGACCGCGTGGCCATTATCTCGGGCGGCAAACTGTGCCGCGTGTGCACGGCCAAGGAAATACACGACCAAGGGCTGTCCTTGGAGCAGATCTACCTGCAATACGCGCAGGAATCCGAGCGCAACAAGTCGGATAAGTACGGCGAGCACACCGAAACCGAAAACGCGGACGCGGCCGTAGACGAAACCGCCGCGTTGGCAGAAGCCGCCGCCGACCAAACGACGGGCGAAGCGACGGAAGCCGCCGAAGCGGAAGAAACGAACGAACAAACGGTTGAGGATAAACCGAACGATACGACGGAAGACTAA
- a CDS encoding amino acid ABC transporter ATP-binding protein, producing MIRIEHLGKTFGTHVVLRDIDFSVKKGDVTCIIGSSGSGKSTLLRCINLFETPTTGRVLYHGTDIVHTKNPDKYREKVGMVFQSFNLFNNHSVLGNCTLGLKTVLHLSKEEAKARAMKYLSIVGMDSFIKAKPRQLSGGQKQRVAIARALAMEPDVILFDEPTSALDPEMVGEVLSVMRTLAESGLTMIVVTHEMGFAKEVANKVVFMDAGVILEEGTPDEIFNHPKEERTKAFLSSVK from the coding sequence ATCATCCGTATAGAGCACCTTGGCAAGACTTTCGGCACGCACGTCGTTCTGCGCGATATCGACTTCTCGGTGAAGAAAGGGGACGTGACCTGTATCATCGGCAGTTCGGGCAGCGGCAAGAGCACGCTCTTGCGGTGTATCAACCTGTTTGAAACCCCCACCACCGGCCGCGTGCTGTACCACGGTACGGATATAGTCCACACCAAAAACCCCGACAAGTACCGCGAGAAAGTGGGAATGGTGTTCCAAAGTTTCAACCTGTTCAACAACCATTCGGTGCTGGGTAACTGCACCCTGGGCTTGAAAACCGTCTTGCACCTCTCGAAAGAAGAGGCCAAGGCGCGGGCGATGAAGTATCTGTCCATCGTGGGTATGGACAGTTTCATCAAAGCAAAACCCCGCCAACTGTCGGGCGGACAAAAACAACGCGTCGCCATCGCACGGGCGTTGGCGATGGAACCCGACGTCATTCTCTTCGACGAGCCGACCTCGGCCCTGGACCCCGAAATGGTGGGCGAAGTGCTGTCCGTCATGCGTACCCTCGCCGAATCGGGATTGACCATGATCGTGGTGACGCACGAGATGGGGTTTGCCAAAGAAGTGGCCAACAAAGTGGTGTTTATGGACGCGGGCGTGATCCTCGAAGAAGGTACACCGGACGAGATATTCAACCACCCCAAAGAGGAACGCACGAAAGCGTTTTTGTCGAGCGTAAAATAG
- a CDS encoding amino acid ABC transporter permease has translation MFFQRIGSILENYYHSILLGVGYTMLVALIGTIIGLLIGLMIGVFRTIPTPRNRFLKVLKKIADVILSAYVEVFRCTPMMVQAMVIFWGFALLNNGRTLDVTFSALVIVSINTGAYMAEIVRGGIISIDNGQFEGAHAIGMSHTKTMIYVVIPQALRNILPSVSNEFVINIKDTSVLNVIGFMELFFQAKDIVRSNYLTFETYLLVAGIYFVLTYSITLLLRFIEKKMDGKKDYQVQGSGNMSAEGFAMEESITLEQRAKNEMRHRNRR, from the coding sequence ATGTTTTTTCAACGAATCGGTAGTATTCTCGAAAACTACTACCACAGTATATTGCTGGGCGTGGGGTACACGATGCTGGTGGCCCTCATCGGCACTATCATCGGCCTACTCATCGGTCTAATGATAGGCGTATTCCGCACCATCCCCACCCCCCGCAATCGCTTCCTGAAAGTCCTCAAAAAGATAGCCGACGTCATCTTGTCCGCCTACGTGGAAGTCTTCCGCTGTACGCCTATGATGGTGCAAGCCATGGTCATCTTTTGGGGATTTGCTTTGCTGAACAACGGGCGCACGTTGGACGTGACGTTCTCGGCGCTGGTCATCGTGAGTATCAACACGGGCGCTTATATGGCAGAGATCGTCCGCGGCGGCATTATCAGTATCGACAACGGGCAATTCGAGGGCGCGCACGCCATCGGTATGAGCCATACCAAGACCATGATTTACGTGGTCATTCCGCAGGCGTTGCGCAACATCTTACCTTCGGTAAGCAACGAGTTCGTCATCAATATCAAGGATACGTCCGTATTGAACGTCATCGGCTTTATGGAGTTGTTTTTCCAAGCCAAGGATATCGTGCGCAGTAACTATCTGACCTTCGAAACCTACCTCTTGGTCGCGGGTATTTACTTCGTGCTGACCTACTCCATCACCCTACTCTTGCGCTTCATCGAGAAGAAGATGGACGGCAAAAAGGATTACCAAGTGCAAGGCTCGGGCAATATGTCCGCCGAAGGGTTCGCCATGGAGGAAAGCATCACCCTCGAACAACGCGCGAAAAACGAAATGCGCCATAGGAACAGGAGGTGA
- a CDS encoding transporter substrate-binding domain-containing protein encodes MRKSVKIISLVIVVAMIATLAVAFTGCNDKPSGEKEKLYVGLECAYAPFNFTQSDDSNGAVPIYNTNYKRATGYANGYDVMIAKKIAESLGRELVVVKMEWDPLIPAVMAGTIDMIIAGMSPTAERKESIDFSDAYYDSQLVVVVRKDGAYKDAQSLADLSGAKITAQSGTFHLDALNAQGPAKGIVNPYQQGMEDFPAMINALNTRVIDGYVAEEPGAVENCASNSDFTYIHLTNNGTGFAASAEDTAIAVGLKKGSALTAKVNAALAAINQETRLQMMVQATNYSTGTNVVE; translated from the coding sequence ATGAGAAAATCCGTCAAAATCATCAGTCTGGTCATCGTCGTGGCTATGATAGCCACATTAGCCGTCGCCTTTACGGGTTGTAACGACAAGCCGTCGGGCGAGAAGGAGAAACTGTACGTGGGTTTGGAATGCGCGTACGCCCCCTTCAACTTCACCCAATCGGACGACTCCAACGGCGCGGTGCCTATCTACAATACCAACTATAAGCGCGCGACGGGCTACGCCAACGGCTACGACGTGATGATCGCCAAAAAGATCGCCGAAAGTCTGGGCCGTGAATTGGTCGTCGTCAAGATGGAATGGGATCCCCTTATCCCCGCCGTCATGGCCGGTACCATCGATATGATCATCGCGGGTATGAGCCCCACCGCCGAGCGTAAAGAGAGCATCGACTTCTCGGACGCCTACTACGACAGCCAATTGGTCGTGGTGGTCCGCAAAGACGGCGCATACAAGGACGCGCAATCCCTCGCCGACCTCTCGGGCGCCAAGATTACCGCGCAATCGGGCACCTTCCACTTGGACGCTTTGAACGCGCAAGGCCCCGCCAAAGGCATCGTCAATCCCTATCAACAAGGTATGGAAGACTTCCCCGCCATGATCAACGCCCTTAACACCAGAGTCATCGATGGTTACGTCGCCGAAGAGCCGGGTGCCGTGGAGAACTGCGCCTCCAACAGCGACTTCACCTATATCCACCTGACCAACAACGGCACGGGCTTCGCGGCTTCCGCCGAGGATACGGCCATCGCCGTAGGTTTGAAGAAAGGCAGCGCCCTGACCGCCAAAGTGAACGCCGCCTTGGCCGCCATCAACCAAGAAACCCGCCTACAAATGATGGTACAAGCGACCAATTACTCGACGGGTACGAACGTGGTCGAATAA
- a CDS encoding calcium-translocating P-type ATPase, PMCA-type — MKGWGLTDTEAAASREQYGTNRLSETKGEGFLRKWFGNFRDPMIRILMVALVVNIGLTVYEQVAKGKAEWFEPIGIAAAVLIATLVSTFSEYKNENAFRKLQEEASRILCRVWRNGVIVELSVDDLVVGDCVMLQAGDKVPADGRMVDGRIAVDQSVLNGESRECDKTAVTPPEDYTPDLLDGFSVYRGSVVSEGAGIMEVTVVGDRSVYGAIARELQENTDRPSPLKVKLAKLAKGISRFGYVGGVLIALLFLFLKFFVAQGFDGTLIREYFSQWDVVLSDVIESVMLAVVVIVMAVPEGLPLMIALVSGLNMRKMLRDNVLVRKIMSIETAGSLNILFTDKTGTVTKGLLSVVSFVDGAGNAYAADALPASFRDRLAVSFKTCSESVLTGEGDARKAVGGNATDRALLTFAKDFSVDDVTVACRLPFDSAKKYSAATADGVTYVRGAGERVLAMCTKYVDVEGNLLPLDADAVLSIMDEMSCRAMRLLGAAYALGAISEEGELPDAEYVWIGMAAIRDDLREDAREAIATVQGAGVQVVMITGDRKETATAIAREAGILRGEDDLVLTSDELAAYTDDGLKEILPRLRVVARALPSDKSRLVTAAKELDLVVGMTGDGVNDSPALKKADVGFAMGGGTEVAKEAGDIVILDDKFSTLGKAILYGRTIFNNIRKFIVYQLTINVAAVAINILAPIFGIVNPLTIMQILWLNLVIDTLAALAFGGEPPLDRYMLERPKSRAEALVSRNMWSAVFTSAAVMVGLSLVLLLTGGVKSFFGADRGYTSDDILRTAFFTFFIFAAVFNGFNVRAEGLNLFENITRNRGFLLCMSGIAVIQLLLTYFGNKVFACYGLSVTQLLVVLAFAFVIIPVDLVRKLIVRALARRKARTA, encoded by the coding sequence ATGAAAGGATGGGGTTTAACGGATACGGAAGCGGCCGCTTCGCGTGAGCAATACGGCACCAATCGCCTCAGCGAGACCAAAGGCGAGGGCTTCTTGCGCAAGTGGTTCGGCAATTTCCGCGATCCGATGATTCGCATTTTGATGGTGGCGTTGGTCGTCAATATAGGCCTTACCGTATACGAGCAGGTTGCCAAAGGCAAGGCAGAGTGGTTCGAGCCGATCGGCATCGCGGCGGCCGTTCTCATCGCCACCTTGGTATCCACTTTTTCCGAGTACAAGAACGAAAACGCCTTCCGCAAGTTGCAGGAAGAGGCTTCGCGCATCCTTTGCCGCGTATGGCGCAACGGCGTCATCGTGGAGTTGAGCGTGGACGACTTGGTCGTGGGCGACTGCGTTATGTTGCAGGCGGGCGACAAGGTTCCCGCCGACGGTCGTATGGTAGACGGTCGCATCGCCGTGGACCAATCCGTCCTCAACGGCGAAAGCCGCGAGTGCGACAAGACGGCGGTCACCCCGCCCGAGGACTATACGCCCGACCTACTGGACGGATTCAGCGTCTATCGCGGCTCGGTCGTGAGCGAAGGCGCGGGCATTATGGAAGTCACGGTCGTGGGCGACCGCAGCGTGTACGGCGCCATTGCCCGGGAGTTGCAGGAGAATACCGACCGTCCTTCCCCCCTCAAGGTCAAGTTGGCCAAGTTGGCCAAGGGCATCAGCCGTTTCGGCTACGTGGGCGGCGTGCTCATCGCCTTGCTGTTTTTGTTCCTCAAGTTTTTCGTGGCGCAGGGCTTTGACGGCACGCTCATTCGCGAATATTTCTCCCAATGGGACGTGGTCTTGTCCGACGTCATCGAGTCGGTGATGCTCGCGGTGGTGGTCATCGTCATGGCCGTACCCGAGGGGTTGCCTTTGATGATCGCTTTGGTCAGCGGTCTCAATATGCGCAAAATGCTCCGCGACAACGTCTTGGTGCGCAAGATTATGAGCATCGAGACGGCGGGTAGTCTCAACATTCTGTTCACCGACAAGACGGGCACCGTCACCAAAGGGCTTTTGTCCGTCGTTTCCTTTGTGGACGGCGCGGGCAACGCGTACGCGGCGGACGCTCTTCCCGCCTCTTTCCGCGACCGACTTGCCGTGTCGTTCAAGACGTGCAGCGAGTCCGTCCTCACGGGTGAGGGCGACGCCCGCAAGGCCGTGGGCGGCAACGCCACCGATCGCGCGTTGCTCACCTTCGCCAAGGACTTCTCCGTCGATGACGTCACGGTCGCTTGCCGTCTTCCTTTCGACAGCGCCAAGAAGTATTCCGCGGCCACGGCGGACGGCGTCACCTACGTCCGCGGCGCGGGAGAGCGCGTTTTGGCGATGTGCACGAAATACGTAGACGTAGAGGGCAATTTGCTACCATTGGACGCCGATGCGGTGCTTTCCATCATGGACGAGATGAGTTGTCGCGCCATGCGTTTGCTGGGCGCGGCCTACGCCTTGGGCGCCATTTCCGAGGAGGGCGAGTTGCCCGACGCCGAGTACGTTTGGATAGGCATGGCGGCCATTCGCGACGACTTGCGCGAGGATGCGCGTGAGGCCATCGCCACCGTGCAGGGCGCGGGCGTACAAGTGGTCATGATCACGGGCGACCGCAAGGAGACGGCCACCGCCATAGCCCGCGAGGCGGGCATTCTTAGGGGCGAGGACGACTTGGTGCTCACCAGCGACGAGTTGGCGGCCTATACCGACGATGGACTCAAAGAGATATTGCCGCGCTTGCGCGTGGTCGCGCGCGCCTTGCCTTCGGACAAGAGCCGTTTGGTCACCGCCGCCAAGGAACTCGATCTCGTGGTGGGCATGACGGGCGACGGCGTCAACGACAGCCCCGCGCTCAAAAAGGCGGACGTGGGCTTTGCGATGGGCGGCGGCACCGAGGTAGCCAAAGAGGCGGGCGATATCGTCATTCTGGACGACAAGTTTTCCACCCTCGGCAAGGCCATTCTCTACGGTCGCACCATTTTCAACAACATTCGCAAGTTCATCGTCTACCAACTCACCATCAACGTCGCGGCCGTGGCCATCAATATCCTCGCGCCCATCTTCGGCATCGTCAATCCCCTCACCATCATGCAGATATTGTGGCTCAATCTGGTCATCGACACCTTGGCGGCCTTGGCCTTCGGCGGCGAGCCGCCGTTGGACAGGTATATGCTCGAGCGCCCCAAGTCCCGCGCCGAGGCCTTGGTCAGCCGCAATATGTGGTCGGCGGTCTTCACGAGTGCCGCCGTGATGGTCGGCCTGAGCCTCGTCCTATTGTTGACGGGGGGCGTCAAATCCTTCTTTGGCGCGGATAGGGGGTATACGTCCGACGATATTTTGCGCACGGCGTTCTTCACCTTCTTCATCTTCGCCGCCGTATTCAACGGCTTCAACGTGCGCGCCGAGGGGCTCAACCTATTCGAGAATATCACCCGCAACCGCGGCTTCCTTCTCTGTATGAGCGGCATCGCGGTCATTCAACTGCTTCTTACCTATTTCGGCAACAAAGTCTTCGCCTGCTACGGTCTTTCCGTCACCCAACTCTTGGTCGTATTGGCCTTCGCCTTCGTCATCATTCCCGTGGACTTGGTGCGCAAACTCATCGTCCGCGCCCTCGCCCGCCGCAAAGCGCGGACGGCCTGA
- a CDS encoding S8 family serine peptidase produces the protein MKKFTLLLIVAILACLVMAVAMGCGDRNAPQDDNTQTQEPYEPTDEEIQAAIERYAARFGGRVEKLGTGSLIITLTMEATRKFKKYTTEDFKEVGECSLVHGYQTVMDYVEAKLKGVPTEKEYPWINPETYQQQIGLIFTSSSLEDTVRICLILERRPDIEEACPDERLTFDSEGGNSITPTDWASYINVAAAWALTEGSEDVLVGVLDSGIDHNHSNLDNNLDDTAMHRDFTVANGEFIPIPEPEDATGHGTKVAGIIAAEGTGETKGVAPNVRLVSLKVDHINNITDAVSYAKENGIHILNMSLASSLENFALHTILSNYDGLLICAAGNDGSDLDNSVLYPQIYNKTSSAEYLSNLIVVGNCDFAIGLPYPHSSSNYGDETVDLFAPGINIYSTAITGYEIVSGTSFAAPMVAGVAALLYSYIPNITASQVKAHILENVTDCSFLHGYCKKGGMLNAGAALELHAQQKSTALYNAERHYATYVNCTACGGTHTVKEPHTYGAWQYNNGTGHYHTCTECGYTETVAHTYAYVSQGSSEHSRTCSICGYSDNESHQLIYINLGIYQGHRSRCAKCSYTLYTEAHTWYYNNHTHINHCMKCNATAQVVPIIQNIEEPE, from the coding sequence ATGAAAAAGTTTACGTTGTTATTGATTGTCGCTATCCTTGCGTGCCTCGTGATGGCGGTGGCCATGGGGTGCGGGGATAGGAACGCACCGCAGGACGACAACACGCAAACACAAGAGCCATACGAGCCGACGGACGAGGAGATACAAGCCGCGATTGAACGATACGCGGCAAGATTCGGCGGAAGAGTCGAAAAATTGGGTACGGGCTCTCTAATCATAACGTTAACGATGGAAGCCACGAGGAAATTTAAGAAATATACGACGGAAGATTTCAAAGAGGTTGGCGAATGCTCCCTCGTCCACGGCTATCAAACTGTAATGGACTACGTTGAAGCGAAGTTGAAAGGTGTACCAACCGAAAAAGAGTATCCTTGGATAAATCCGGAAACCTATCAACAACAGATTGGATTGATTTTCACATCTTCCTCTCTTGAAGACACGGTACGAATTTGCCTTATTTTGGAAAGACGCCCCGACATAGAAGAAGCGTGCCCCGATGAGAGGCTTACTTTCGATAGCGAAGGTGGGAACTCTATTACGCCCACCGATTGGGCTTCCTATATCAACGTCGCAGCCGCTTGGGCGTTGACAGAAGGGAGTGAAGACGTGTTGGTGGGCGTGCTGGACTCGGGTATAGACCATAATCATTCTAACCTTGACAACAACCTTGATGATACGGCTATGCATAGGGATTTCACGGTCGCCAACGGCGAATTCATTCCAATCCCAGAACCCGAAGATGCCACAGGACACGGCACGAAAGTAGCCGGCATCATAGCAGCAGAGGGGACAGGAGAAACAAAAGGTGTGGCTCCTAACGTGCGTTTGGTTTCATTGAAAGTTGATCATATAAACAATATAACCGATGCTGTTTCATACGCAAAAGAGAACGGTATACACATATTGAATATGAGCTTAGCTTCCTCTTTGGAAAATTTTGCACTTCATACTATTCTTAGCAATTATGACGGCCTACTCATTTGCGCTGCAGGCAATGACGGAAGTGACTTGGATAATAGCGTTTTATATCCGCAAATATACAATAAAACAAGTTCAGCAGAATATTTGAGCAACCTAATCGTAGTTGGGAATTGTGATTTTGCAATCGGACTTCCTTACCCGCATAGTTCTTCCAATTATGGAGATGAAACAGTAGATTTGTTTGCTCCGGGTATCAACATTTACAGTACTGCTATTACCGGCTATGAAATCGTATCGGGCACCTCTTTTGCCGCACCGATGGTGGCGGGCGTAGCGGCACTGCTATACTCCTATATACCCAATATTACGGCGAGTCAAGTAAAAGCACACATTTTGGAAAATGTTACCGACTGCTCCTTTTTACACGGATATTGCAAAAAAGGTGGCATGCTGAATGCGGGCGCCGCACTGGAATTGCACGCGCAACAAAAAAGCACCGCGTTATATAATGCGGAACGGCACTACGCCACCTACGTGAATTGCACCGCGTGCGGGGGAACGCATACCGTCAAAGAACCGCATACCTACGGGGCGTGGCAATACAACAACGGCACGGGACACTACCATACATGTACCGAATGCGGCTATACGGAAACGGTGGCGCATACCTACGCCTACGTTTCGCAAGGAAGTAGCGAGCACTCGCGGACTTGCTCGATATGCGGATACTCCGACAACGAATCGCATCAATTAATCTATATCAATCTCGGAATATATCAAGGGCATAGAAGTAGATGCGCAAAATGTTCCTACACGCTATACACCGAGGCTCATACTTGGTACTACAATAATCATACCCATATCAATCATTGTATGAAGTGTAACGCAACAGCGCAAGTCGTACCGATTATACAGAACATCGAGGAACCCGAATAG
- a CDS encoding uL15 family ribosomal protein, whose protein sequence is MEDRNKTTYSTELPEMGVADVAVTYRQLAEEEWDKEEYTDEDVAADDEDDEGEEGGFIRYNRAFIAKMSLAADNLKAYYNVLKNALLSYKGVKSRLSWCFDSFNCGRHQLVKINVRGNGLIVYLALDSAAYLGTKYRFRDVGHKKKFADVPMQIKVKSKRGLRYALELSADVMRRFDIGEGKPQAVAYAPERESVETLMRRNLVRVVGQSAIEEAAADLTPDTAPLADASPSPDTAQKPVDVPPVLVDAAKAEAAMTDAEARGAIEVVRALRRKGKRKAVVNVDVLCRNFVAGELVNVDSLVRRRLVSPQCGYLKICARGALDKPLTVEADDFSLVAAKMIVLTGGKAVRVKGD, encoded by the coding sequence ATGGAAGACCGAAACAAAACGACCTATTCGACCGAATTGCCCGAGATGGGGGTGGCGGATGTCGCCGTCACCTACAGGCAACTCGCCGAAGAGGAGTGGGACAAAGAAGAATATACCGACGAGGACGTCGCGGCCGACGATGAGGACGACGAAGGCGAGGAGGGCGGCTTTATCCGCTACAATCGCGCGTTCATCGCCAAGATGAGCCTTGCCGCCGACAATCTCAAAGCCTACTACAACGTGTTGAAAAACGCGCTTCTTTCCTACAAGGGCGTCAAGAGCCGTTTGTCCTGGTGTTTCGACAGTTTCAACTGCGGGCGCCACCAACTTGTCAAGATCAACGTTCGCGGCAACGGTCTCATCGTCTATTTGGCGTTGGACAGCGCCGCCTACCTCGGCACCAAGTACCGCTTCCGCGACGTCGGGCACAAAAAGAAATTCGCCGACGTGCCTATGCAGATCAAGGTCAAGTCCAAGCGCGGCTTGCGCTACGCCTTGGAATTGTCCGCCGACGTCATGCGCCGCTTCGACATAGGGGAGGGCAAGCCGCAGGCCGTGGCCTACGCCCCCGAGCGCGAGTCGGTGGAGACGCTTATGCGCCGCAATTTGGTGCGCGTGGTCGGACAATCCGCCATAGAGGAAGCGGCGGCCGACCTAACGCCCGATACCGCACCCCTTGCGGATGCGAGCCCGTCCCCCGATACGGCGCAAAAACCCGTGGACGTACCCCCCGTTTTGGTGGACGCGGCCAAGGCCGAAGCGGCCATGACCGACGCCGAAGCCCGCGGTGCCATCGAGGTGGTGCGCGCCCTTCGGCGCAAGGGCAAACGCAAGGCGGTGGTCAACGTGGACGTCCTTTGCCGCAACTTCGTAGCGGGCGAACTCGTCAACGTGGACTCGCTCGTTCGCCGTCGGCTCGTGTCGCCCCAATGCGGCTATCTCAAAATATGCGCACGCGGGGCGCTGGACAAACCGTTGACGGTGGAGGCCGATGATTTCAGCCTCGTGGCCGCCAAGATGATCGTATTGACGGGCGGCAAA